A genome region from Salvelinus fontinalis isolate EN_2023a unplaced genomic scaffold, ASM2944872v1 scaffold_0057, whole genome shotgun sequence includes the following:
- the LOC129842644 gene encoding GTPase IMAP family member 9-like: MDSHNHSHRRQEAQSTDMELRILVVGSSGPSQFSLTNSILGREEFSKDVTSIVQSRKNLGDVAGTRVAVVNGPNLYGKHLSRTKMKTEMKRCKCLSAPGPHALLMAFDLEQICPNDVKTPKLMVKRFGEDALSHTIVLLAYEGDVDILALENRVSTDWHIRELIEQCGGRYHVFNKNWRDRSRDKELLQKIERMLATLDGQHYTSRSYGQAEESVRKEERKLLKKRAAETEEAWRELEQQYRGEALRWQMDAYNNSVGAEIRAKAEMDNGWLRTSLAVGAGLGLAAGAAMGMAMGAVAGATGMTVGGAFGGLMGGSAGGTAQVAIEHLEDRVGPHATNFNTVFINRFFRPPRS; the protein is encoded by the exons ATGGACAGTCACAACCACAGCCACAGGAGGCAGGAGG CTCAGTCCACTGACATGGAGTTGAGGATCCTGGTGGTGGGGTCCAGTGGACCGTCTCAGTtctccctgaccaactctatCCTGGGGCGGGAGGAGTTCTCCAAGGACGTCACCAGCATCGTCCAGAGCAGGAAGAACCTGGGGGACGTTGCCGGGACGCGTGTTGCTGTGGTCAACGGACCCAACCTCTACGGGAAGCACCTGTCCCGCACCAAGATGAAGACAGAGATGAAGAG GTGCAAGTGTCTGTCAGCCCCTGGCCCTCACGCCCTGCTCATGGCCTTTGACCTGGAGCAGATCTGCCCCAACGACGTCAAGACGCCCAAGCTGATGGTGAAGCGTTTCGGTGAAGATGCACTTTCCCACACCATAGTCCTCCTGGCCTACGAGGGGGACGTAGACATTCTGGCCCTGGAGAACCGGGTCAGCACCGACTGGCACATCCGGGAGCTCATCGAGCAGTGCGGCGGGCGCTACCACGTCTTCAACAAGAACTGGAGGGACCGTTCTCGAGACAAGGAGCTCCTCCAGAAGATTGAACGGATGCTGGCAACCCTGGACGGGCAGCACTACACCAGCCGCTCTTACGGGCAGGCGGAGGAGAGCgtgaggaaggaagagaggaagcTGCTGAAGAAGAGGGCGGCGGAGACGGAGGAGGCGTGGAGGGAGCtggagcagcagtaccggggggagGCGCTGCGCTGGCAGATGGACGCCTACAACAACAGCGTGGGAGCAGAGATCAGGGCTAAAGCCGAGATGGACAACGGATGGTTGAGGACGTCGCTCGCCGTAGGGGCGGGGTTGGGGCTGGCCGCGGGGGCCGCCATGGGGATGGCGATGGGGGCGGTGGCGGGAGCGACGGGGATGACGGTGGGAGGGGCTTTCGGAGGGTTGATGGGCGGGTCGGCGGGTGGGACGGCCCAGGTAGCGATAGAACACCTGGAGGACAGAGTGGGACCACACGCTACTAACTTCAACACGGTTTTCATCAACCGCTTCTTCAGACCACCACGGTCATGA